The Calypte anna isolate BGI_N300 chromosome 3, bCalAnn1_v1.p, whole genome shotgun sequence genome segment GATAAAAATCATGCTGCTCAGTTAtgtgatttattaaaaagaCTGTTGGAATAATCCATTATAATccattaatataaattatttcttacagtccaaattaaaagttaaataacTTAAAAGTTAATAGCAGCTTCCTAtgtaaaaagcaaatttaatcTTTAGGACATATAACAATATTTCTCTTTGCCTTATGAATATTTATATCATCAACACAACAGATATACATATATTTCCTCCCATGGCCAGAATGTTATAAAATATGCAACTTGCCCCAAGGGGCTTTACTTTGCAATCAGGCATAGCTTATTTTCTAATAATCATTTCACAGCTTCTATTTCATAAATAGAATAATAACAAAATTGACTTCATTTCCAGGGAAATTTACAAGAACCAGTGTACCATTATGCTAAAGTCACCTTTCAAATCCCTTAAGGAGCTTTGGCTTGAAATGCCTGTTACTCAACATGAGTTTTCCTCCTGATGCAGAAATTCTCTTTATTGACTGCTTGCCCACTCACTTCTGGATTTGCTCCATTTCTTGCCCTACTTACAGTATTGgctgaaagaaaaccaaaataaaaataatataaaaatgatGACACAAAGACTGCACACATCATCTGAAGCTGGTTTACTTCCATAGGGACTTAAAACAGATAAAtaaggctcttttttttttgcttgaaatatGTAAACTGTATGATGCTTTAATTACAGTAATTGATTAAGCCACCTCTCCTTCTAAACTGCctttttaatatacttttttttccagattgcTCATTTGGTACCTCTGCTGGAAGGTCCTTTTCTGGGTTTGTGGCAGAGGTGTGGGAGGCAGTGGGacctgggccaggctgggaTGAGCTCAGCCCAGGCTCCCAGTGCTGAGGGGATGCTGGTCACCTTGTGCTATGAGGCAAATGGCTCTTGCTACAGAACCTTACACCACTTTGGGGTCCAGCTGGCCATTTATCTAGCCTGTGCCTTGGGAGTGATGATTACAGTGCTGGGGAACCTGCTTGTGATTGTTGTCATTTCCCATTTCAAAGCCCTACACACTCCCACcagtctcctgctcctctccctcgCCCTTGCTGACTTCCTCCTGGGGCTGACTGTGCTGCCTTTTAGCACCATCTGGTCTGTTGAGAGCTGCTGGTATTTTGGAGATGATTTCTGTAGGCTGCACACTTTTCTGGACACTCTCTTTTGCTTGACCTCCATATTTCATCTGTGTTTCATTTCCATTGATCGGCACTGTGCCATCTGCTACCCTTTGCTCTACCCCACCAAGTTCACTGTAAGGGTGGCCTGCATTTACATTGGGGTGGGCTGGGCAGTGCCTATGGCTTATACCTCTGTTTTCCTCTACACTAAAGCGATTGAAGAAGGATTGGGCAATTTTTTGCAAGACATGTCCTGTGTTGGTAGCTGTCAGTTGCTGTTCAACAAGCTCTGGGGATGGGTGAACTTCCCGGTATTCTTCTTCCCTTGCCTCATAATTGTAGTCTCGTATGTAAAAATATTCATTGTAGCTAAAAAGCAAATCAGAATGATAAACAACATGAATAGGAGTATTGGGACTCAGCTACATGTAGGAGCATCCAAGAGTGAAAAGAAAGCAGCCAAGATCCTTGGGGTAGCTGCAGGAGTCTACCTCCTGTGCTGGTTGCCCTTTACTATTGATACCATGGTAGACAGTCTTCTGGATTTTGCTACCCCCCCAGTTCTGTTTGACATTCTAATTTGGTTTGCTTACTTCAATTCTGCCTGCAATCCCTTGATTTATGTATTCTCCTACCGCTTGTTCAGGAAAGCTGTAAAACTACTCTTAGCCCATGGGATCTTTTGTTCGAGGACATCTACAGTAGATTTGTACCAGGAGTAACCCCATCCTTCACATGCACTGTAGAAAATATTGTAGACTTGTATCACAGCATCTctcatgaatatttttaaacatccaCTTAGCTaatacttgtctttttttttttttttcaaacagatcCAAAGTTCAAATAGATATGCCATTCTCTGAAGCACCATCCATAACATTTGAACCAGCACACAAGTCTTACTAGTCTTGTATTTGTTATGTGCTGCCACCAAGTGTTTGTAAATCAGCTGTAATCATCTCCAAAGAGGACCCTGTCCATATTATTTCTTGGATAGCCTGAAATAGTTGCTGCCTGTTTCTGAAGAAACTTTCTTCCCAGGCAGTTGTCTTATTCTTACATAAAACAGGTGGAGCTGATTTACCAAGTTACATAGGCTGAATggcagtttttaaataaaataaggcATAAGGATGCAACTACAGGTGTTATCAAATGTCTACCTAAGCTAATGGCCAACAGCAGATAAGAGAGTAAGGTTATACCAGTATTTCGTAGGTTAATTTTCTAGCCCACAGGCACATGCCCCTGTGCAAAAGGCAATGTCCTGAACTTCTCAGTAGCATCCACCAACAGCTGTTAAATGTTGGTTTGATCATGTCTGCAAGGCAGCTGCTCTGATTGCCTTACTCTGTATCTTTTCTACTCCTGCTGCATAAAGAGATTAGAAGAAGGGATAAGATGAAGGTCAGGAACTGCAGCTCCAGTTATCAATAGGTGTTACTTGCTTCTATgatttagttttttaatttttttttatttatttcttcttactgacaattctatgattctgcatGCTTTCATTTGCTTGTTTCCAAAGAAATGAGTAGGTCTGCTTACAGATAAAACATATGCTGGCATCCTTGGGCTGCACAAAAAATCTCAGTGCAGATTGTCAGTTTATGTTGACTGTGTTTATGCACTTTCATGAGgcaaattttaaaactgtggaTGCTGATAAGTTGAGATTTCTTCAGCAGCAAACTCCAAGGTAAAACTTTGTAGTATttgtaaagaatttattttctaccTCAGTCTCTTAAAcattttatcaggaaaaaaattgtagtaAGAGTAACATTTCTATTGAAAAAATTATAAGCAGATAAATGGCAGCtctaatatttttgtctttttctgattATGGTATGTTAAACCAGTACTAGGTTTGAACGTTGTTAAAATTTTTAATGCCTTCTAAACAAAAGCTATTCTATCCTATAGTCAGCTGCATATCTTTCAAGTGACAAACACTAGACAAACAAACAGCTACAGAAAGTATGCAACTAATAGTAAGAAACCAGAAGATGCCCCATAGCCTGTTCAAATGAGGGATCAATTTTTCATTAATTGCAGCATGCAAATGAATCAGGCCCTACATGTGtaagaacaaaagaaagggATTGCACTGCAGATATTTGCAGGAAAACAGTGTAATACAGTGACTGTATATCACTATATTACActgcatattttaatatatgCAGTAAACTAATGGTAAactttttccccttgttttaaTCTTATCCTTAAATTTTTGCATGGAAAGAACAGTTTCCTTCACTAGTACAAATGAACTATAACTTTGAAATGTTGTAATCTGTTCAGGCATCTATTTATCTCAAACCTTTTTCAGTGCTGTACATAATTTTAAGATCCCAGTCAGAAATAAAGTGCAAGAATTCAAGATATTC includes the following:
- the TAAR5 gene encoding trace amine-associated receptor 5: MSSAQAPSAEGMLVTLCYEANGSCYRTLHHFGVQLAIYLACALGVMITVLGNLLVIVVISHFKALHTPTSLLLLSLALADFLLGLTVLPFSTIWSVESCWYFGDDFCRLHTFLDTLFCLTSIFHLCFISIDRHCAICYPLLYPTKFTVRVACIYIGVGWAVPMAYTSVFLYTKAIEEGLGNFLQDMSCVGSCQLLFNKLWGWVNFPVFFFPCLIIVVSYVKIFIVAKKQIRMINNMNRSIGTQLHVGASKSEKKAAKILGVAAGVYLLCWLPFTIDTMVDSLLDFATPPVLFDILIWFAYFNSACNPLIYVFSYRLFRKAVKLLLAHGIFCSRTSTVDLYQE